The nucleotide sequence GAGGTCAGCCACCAGCCGCTCGCCCGCGACTCCAGCACCACGCGTTCGTCTCCGGGCCGCTCCCACTCCAGACGCCCCAGGGTCGAGGGCGCCTCCAGCACCAGCGCCGCGTCCATCTGGCTGGGCGGCGCGTCGCGCGTCACGAAAAACGCCCCCACCAGGAGCGCCAGCACGCCGGCAGCGATCCACACATGTTTCTGTACCATCATCGACCTCCCTTACTTTCCGGAGCTCATCCACTGACTCAGAGCCTCTTTGCGACGCCGACGCCGCCCCATCATGTAGATCCCAAGGAGCGCAAAGAAGCAGGGCACAATCACGATGTTGGCAAACTGAATCGAGCGCTGCTGCTCCCGGCTCACCTCCCCGATGAGCCTGGGCATCGCCTTGCCGCGAATCTCCGAGAGCGCGCTGTCCTGGACCAGCCACTCCACCGAGCTCAAAAAGAACTGCGCCCCCAGCCCGGCCAGGCGCTCATCGAAACCCGTCTCGCGTTGCGGCCCTAAGAAGTCGCCACTTCCCACCACCAGCACGCGCCCCGCCTGCGTCTCACTCACAAGATCCGACTCAGAGCGTCCCTGCGGCAGCGGGTTATCCGAATAATAACTCGGCAGCTCCCCCTGCGCGGTAGCCGCCACCACAAAAGGCCCGGGCTCCTCGCTGGCCGCGGGCTCCATAAAGGTTTCATAGCTCATATCGCCAGGCGGCGAAGGCAGCCGCGTGGAGCCGGGGGAGGTGCGCAGCACGTCATGAAACTCAAGCCCGTCTTTGCCGCGCAAGGCCTCGTCGACCACAAGACTTGAAGGCACCGGAAGCGCCATCGTCGAGAAGCCGCGCATAAAGGGCAGGCTCGTATCGATGTCGGTGATCGAAAAGCTCCCCGGGTGGCTCACCCGCGCCAGCCCCTGAGGCGTGGCCACAAGACTGAACGAGAGCGCGCGCTCCCGGTCGATCACCGTGTCGGCGCGTAGCGTGATGCCGTAATGCGAAAAAAGCTCAATGAGGTTTGATTCAAAGCGCTTCCGCATCGTGGGCAGCTGACCTGCAAACTGCGGATTCTGCTGCAGCTGCTGCATCAGCTGACGCTGCAGCGCCTCATCAACCACCGAGCTGCTCTGGAACCACCCCACGCTGCCCCCCCGCTGCAAAAACTGATCGATGGCAAAGAGCGCCTCCTCGCTCACATCCCCCTGCACATTGAGCAGCACCAGCGCATGCACATCCTCGGGCAAAAGCTCGCCACCGCTCAGGTCGTAGGTCGTGGCCTCAATGAGGCTGCCGTAAAGTTGCGAAAACACCTGCTCCAGGCTCTGCACAAAGCCCGGCTGCGCCACCGGCCCGCCCGCCCCGCTGGCAAAGGCCACGCGCCGAGGTTCGGGCCGCTGCAGGTTCAGCAGGGCCTTGGTGAACTCATACTCGAAGTTATCGAGCTCGGGCTGGCCGGTGGTCTGAAGATCGCGAATCACCTCGCTCTGATCGCCTTTGATAAAGGCCACGCCCTTATAAATGGCGCGCAGCGACATCTCCGACTCGCTCTGCTGGCCAATCGCCACCTGCTCGATCCCAAAGCCTGCGGCGGCCTCCTCACTCTCCGCGCTGTCTTCGGGCGCGATGATCTTAAAGGAGAGCTGCCCGCCGCTTGCGGCCTCATACTCCGAGAGCAGATCGGCAACATCCTGACTCAAGTTATGAAAAGGGGCCGGAAGATCCGGCGAGATAAACGCGCGCACCTCCACCGGCTCGTCGAGGTCTTCGACGGCGGCGAGGCTGGGTTCACTCAGGGTGTAGATCTGATTCTCGGTCAGATCGATCCGCCAGAAGGTCTGACTCATAAGGGCATTGGCTGCCACGGCGATCAGCACCAACAGCACGCCCATCACCACCGCGTTGGCTCCACGCACCGCACGTCGGCGCTGGCCCGGGGTATTGGATTTGGATTCACGCATCGTATCGCTCCTCACACGTCTCAAAGTCGCTTAAAAAGCAGTCCTCACCACACTCACCAGCGCTGCTCACCAGCGACGGGCGCCCACGCTCAGCGTGGCCACGCCCAGGCTCACCGCCATCAGCGAGAGGTAGTAAAAGACGTCGCGCGCATCGACGACCCCGCGGGCGATGTTCTCAAAGTGGTAGCTCGTCGAGAGGTACTCCGCTGTGTGCGCCCCGACGCCGGAGGCCTGCCCCACAAGCTGATCGATGAGGTAGAGAAAAAAGCAGATCGAAAAGGCCACGAGAATCGCCACGACCTGGTCGCGCGTAAAACTCGACGCCATCAGACCCACCGCCGCATAACTCCCGCCCAGAAGCATCAGGCCGATGTAGCCCGCGGCCACCGCGCCCCAGTCCAGATCCCCGAGCATCGAGAGGGTCAGCGGGTAGACCAGCGTCATCAAAAAGACCACGCCCAGCAGGACCACCGCCGCCAGGAACTTGCCGACCACGATCTGAAGATCGCTCACCGGCATCGTCATCAAAAGCTCCAGGGTGCCCGAGCGTTTCTCACTGGCCAGAAGCCCCATCGTGATCGCCGGCGCAAAGAACGCCAGAAAGAGCGGCGCCTGCGAGAAAAAGCCGCGCAGAGACACCACGCTAATCTCCTGAAAGAAGTTCAGCCAGAAGAGCGCCCCGGTGATGACCAGAAACAAAATCACCACAATATAGGCCACCACCGAGTTAAAATACGTTCCCAGCTCTCGCCGGGTCACCATCCAGATCTTATCCACGGGAGACCTCCTCCGACTCCGATGTTTCGTCCATGGCCGCCGCCTCGTCGACCATGCTCTCAGCACCCTCCGACGGGCTCGCGTTGAGGTTTTCGGACGAAGCCTCAACCGGCGCATCGCCTTGCTGCGCAACGACATCCTCGCCACCGGACGACATCACCGACGTGTCTGCTACCGAGACCTCGACGCGTGCGCCCTCCTCGGTCTCGCCACCGGTGTAGAGCCTGAAAATCGCTTCAAGAGTGGGCTCGGCTTCGCGCAGGCTCAAAAGCTCGCGGGCCACGCCGGGCTCTCCGGCCAGAAGCGCGCGCCGGGTGGCGGCCTTGTCGAGGGTTTTCAGCCGGTAGGTAGAGCTTCCCGGCCGGCCGCCCACCTCCGAGACCCCCTCGACGCCGGCAAGGTTTGAGAGCCAGGCGTTGAGCGCATCGCTGGCCTCCCCCTCATAGCTGACCACAAGACCCGGCTCAGCTTTCGCCACCCGCACCTCAAGCTCGTGCAGCGAGCCGTCGGCCACGATCTTCCCGCGGTTGATGATGATGATGCGATCGCAGACCGCGGTCACTTCCTGCAGGATGTGCGTGGAGAAGATGATCGTTTTCTCTTTGCCGATCGTCTTAATCACGTCGCGGATCTCGATGATCTGATTGGGATCGAGGCCGGTGGTAGGCTCGTCGAGCACGATCACATCGGGCTCATGGATGATCGCCTGCGCCAGCCCCACCCGCTGGCGGTAACCCTTGGAGAGCTCGCTGATGGTGCGCCCCATCACCTGCTCCAGGCCGGTGAGCTCAGCCACCGCGCGGATGCGCTCCTGACGGCGGGCCCTGGCAACCCCTCGCAACTCCGCGACAAAACGCAGGTAATCAAAGACGATCATCTCGTCATAAAGAGGCACATTTTCGGGAAGATACCCCACCCGCCGGCGCACCTCGGCTGAGTCCTTCTGCACATCGAAGCCGGCCACACGCGCGCTGCCGCCTGTGGCCGACATAAAGCAGGTCAGGATCTTCATCGTGGTCGTCTTTCCGGCACCGTTTGGCCCCAGAAACCCTACGATCTCCCCGGGTTTAATCGAGAAGCTGATGCCATCCAGCGCTTCAAAGTCGCCGTAGCGCTTGTGCAGGTTCTCCACCACGATACTCTCGGCGCTGGCGGCGCCGCTCGTCGAGCTCGTCTCCATCATCATCCTCAATACTTACAGGTCCATGAAACGATCGCGTTCGTCGATGTTTTTTCAGGGCGCCCGCCTTGCCCCGGACGCCGATTGGCGCGACATTTTGCCGCGCGCTGGAGGTGTGCAGGCCGCGTAATTTCGACACCGCACTTTTTTATTCCAGACGCTCATCCCTACCCTGACCCTACTACGCCGTGAGGCAAAGTTGACACCACGTCTGCTGCATGGAGAGCACCCTGAGCTGCGTTGCAAATCCTCGACGGTGCAAAAGCATCGCCTGCGTTTTGCGCCTTGCTCAGGTCACTCTCAATCTCGCATCCCAAGGCGTCAACATGGCCTCGCGACGTTATAGAGCCCGCCTATGCCGATCCCCACCCTCTTTGAACCTCGCGATCTTCGCGAAAAGCCCCGCGATGAAGCGCAGCTGCACGCACTTCTCGACGAGCTCAAGACCACCACCGCCGCGCTCCGACCGTTGCTGGCCGCCGAGCCCACCACCGAGAACACAGCCCACCTGGGCCGCGCGCTTCAGAAGTTGAGTGAGGCCCTGCGCCTTGCCGATTGCTTCGACGAGGCTCGCGCGGCCAAACGCGAAGCCATCGCCATCTGGCAAAAACTCGGACGCGCGAAGGCCGGATTTTTATGCCGGATGAAACTGGCGATGATCGACCATCAGGCCGGTGAGTTTGAACGGGCCGCCGCCGCGCTCGAAGCGCTGGAAGATGAGCTTGATCAGGGCTTTGCTATCTACACCGACTTTTTGGCCGAGGCCCGCGCGCGCTGCTACCACGCGCTGGGCCGACGCGATGCGGCGATCGCCCAGATCCAGCGCGCGCTCAAGGTGCGCATAGCGCGCGGCAACTCCCGCCACATCGAGGACACCCGCCATATCGAGGCGATCATCACCGCCGGCGGATGAAACCCGCGCGCTTACCCGTTACTGTCGCCGCATCGCCCTGTGACGACGCCCGCACCTTGCACCCACCGCACCTCCCCTGATTGAGCCGTACCATGTCTGAACATAAAGGCCCCGTCTCCCGCACCAAACGCTTCGCGCGTCTGGCCACGATGACCGCGAAAGTGGCCACAAACTACACCCGCGAGCGGGTGACCTCGGTGTTTCGCGACGAAGAGGCCACCGAGCAGGCCCGCCAGACGGCGAACCTCGCCAATGGCGAGCTCATCGCCAAAACGCTGGGCGAACTTAAAGGCGCGGTGATGAAGATCGGCCAGATGGCCTCTGCCGGCTCCGATCTTCTGCCCAGAGAGCTCTCCGAGCCTTTAAAAGCGCTGCAAAAAGATGCCCCGCCGATGCCCTACGAGGTTATCGCCGAGCAGATCGAGCGCGAGCTGGGCCAACCTCCCGAACTTCTCTTCAAGAGCTTTGAGCAGGAGCCCTTTGCCTCGGCCTCCATCGGCCAGGTGCATCGCGCGATCACCGACGACGGTCGCGACGTCGTGGTCAAAGTCCAGTACCCTGGCGTCGATGAGGCCTGCGACTCCGACTTAAAGCAGCTCAAATTTGTGCTGAAGATGAGCGGCATCAACCGCAACCACCGACGCTCCTTCGACGCCCTCTTTGAAGAGATCCGCGACCGCCTCCACGAAGAGCTCGACTACTGCAATGAGGCCGACAACGTGCGCCTCTTCGCCGAGCTTCATAAAGACGACGACTACATCGTGGTGCCCGAGGTCGTTGGCGAGCGCAGCGCTCAGCGCGTGCTCACCCTGACCTTTGAGGGCGGCGACCGCCTCGAAGAGCTCGCGACCTACCCGCAGGACGTTCGCGATCAGATTGGCGAGCGACTCTACCGGATGTCGCTCTCGCAGATCTTCCGCCACCGCGCGGTGCACGCCGACCCCAACCCGGGGAACTACGCCTTTCGACCCGACGGCACGATCGTGCTCTACGACTTCGGCTGCGTAAAACACGTCTCCGAGGAGGTCGCCCGCGACTTTGCCGACATCATCGCCGCCGGCATGAACGAAGATTACGACGCGATGGAAGACGCCATGGTGCGCATCGGCGCCCGCCAGGTCGACGGCCCCCCGGTCCCGCGAGATTTCTACGTGGCCTGGCGCGAAGACATGATGACCCCCTGCGTGAGCGAAGCGATCTACGACTTCGCCAACGCCGATCTGCACGAGCGCGCCCCAAAACGTCTGCGCGCGTCGATCAAATACATCAACAGCTTCCAACTCCCGGCGCAGATCGCGTATCTCAACCGCGTGGTCGGTGGCTATTACGACCACCTGCGCACCTTCACCCCGCGGGTGCCCTGGCGCGATCTGGTGGCCGATTATGTCTTTGAAGTCTCGTCGCTGGAGCGAAAGACAGCCTGGTGAGGCGGCCGATCCATCGATGTCAGAAACGAGGCGCTCCGGCGCCTCTTTTTTTGTGCTCGCGTAACGCTGCCTGATCGCGCGTGTCGCCCGAAAATGACGCACCCTCAACCCGACCCACGGTCGTTTATGACGCGCGTCAAAACGACCGTGGGTCAGGTTACGACACCCTAAACCTCCGCATAAACACAGGCGATCGACACCATCGACGCCTGGAAACTTACGCAACGCAACAAAACGCATGCGCAAACCCTTGACCTGGTTGGTCAACCAACTTAGCCTTCGATCATAAAATTGGTTGGCCAACCAACTCACAGCGGACCGCTCATGTTTGAACGCACCGACATCGACCACCTCCCCCGCCATCGCCGCCTCCTGCTGCTGGCGGCGCTCTACATGGCCCAGGGACTGCCCTTCGGGCTCTTCGTGCAGGCGCTTCCGGTGATCCTGCGCCAGCAGGGCGTCTCGCTGGAGGCGATCGGGCTGAGTTCTCTGCTGGCGCTGCCCTGGGCGCTGAAGTTTCTCTGGGCCCCCTGGCTGGACCGCGCCCCCGCCTTCGGGGGGCTTCGCGCCGCCGTGCCCCGACGCCTGGGCTGGCTGTGGCCCCTGCACCTGCTGGCGGCCGCGGCGCTGCTGGGGCTCTCCACCCTCGATCCCACCACCGAGCTCCGGCTGCTCCTTAGCGGGGTCTTTCTCATCAACCTCCTGAACGCCTCCCAGGACATCGTCACCGACGGCCTGGCCGTCGACCTGCTCCCCCCCTCGGAGCGGGGCCCGGGAAACGGCCTTCAGGTCGGCGCCTACCGCCTGGGCATGATCGTCGGCGGCGCGCTGGTGCTGGTGCTCATCGAGGCCGCCGGCTGGAGCACCGGGCTGCGACTCGCCACGCTCCTGTTGCTGTTGACGCTCTCACCCCTGCTCTTCGTCCGCGAGCTGCCCTCCCCGACGCGCCAGAACGCGCCAGTTCGGACATCGCCCTCCACCGAAGACACCCCGGCACACCTGGGCGTGCTGCTCGACTTCTTACGTCGCCCCGGCGCGCTGAGCGCACTTTTGGCGATTGCCCTCTACAAGCTCGGCGACGCCCTGGCCGCCGGCATGCTCAGGCCCTGGCTCGTCGACCAGGGCCTGAGCACCGGTGACCTGGGCAAACTCCTGGGAGGCTTCGGCTTTGGCGCCGGTCTGCTCGGCGCCGCGCTCGGAGCCTTTGCCGCCTACCGCCTCACCCGCCACCGCGCCCTGCTTCTGGGGGCGCTTGTGCAGGCCACAGGTGTCGCCCTCTACGTGCCCCTGGCCCGGATCGCAGCCGCCGGCACCCTGAGCCCGGGCGGGTCGCTGGCGACCGCCGTGGTCATCGACCACCTCACCGGAGGCGTGGCCACCGTCGTGCTCTTTACCTGCATGATGGACGCCTGCCGCCCCCGCCACGCCGGCGCCGATTACACCCTGATGGCCAGCGTCGTGGTGATCGCCACCGGCGCCGCACAAGCCTTTAGCGGGCTAAGCGCAGCCCACCTCGGCTACCCCTCTCATTTTGCCCTCGCCAGCCTCTGCGCGGCCCTAGGAGGCCTTGCAGCGGTCATATTGCTTCGCTCCCATCCTTTTCTAAGCACCGGGCCCGTCAACGCGCCCGAAGCCCCTCCCACACCGAGGCTCCCATGACCCGTGTCGCCCTCTACGCCGGTACCTTCGACCCGCCCACTCTGGGGCATCACTCCGTGATCACACGCGCGGCGCGCCTGGTCGATCGTCTCATCGTCGTGATCGCCATCAACCCCCTCAAAACCCCGCTCTTCTCGCTGGAGACTCGCCAGGAGATGCTTCGCGAGCTTGTGCGCGCCACGACCGCCCCACCCGACGCCTCCATACACCGCGCCAGCTCCACCATTGAGGTCACCACCACCGACGCGCTGGTCATCGACCTGGCTCGCCAGATCGACGCCGAGACCCTCTGGCTGGTGCGCGGCGCACGCACCCCCTGTGATTTTATCGAGGAGTGCCGCCTGGCCGATCTCAACCGCCAGCTCTGCCCCGGTCTGGAAACGCTTATCCTCCCCTCCCCCCCGGCCCTCTCCGAAGTCAGCTCCACCCGCGTGCGCGAACTTTTAGATCAGGTGAATCAAGGTCAGGCCCATCCACGACCTCCGACGCACCCCGGCTGCGTGATCGACCTCGCTGACACCTTGACCGACGCCCCCTCAAACGCCACCCTCAGCCTTCATCAGCTCTGCCACCCGAGCACCCTGCGCCTGATCGAGCGCCATCAGCGCCAGCGCCACGCAACCTTCAGCCCCGAGCCCCGCCCCGACCATGGCCCATAAGTCCACCGAAGAGCGCCGCGCCCAGATCACCCTCGCCATGCTGCGCGTCATGGCACGCCAGGGCTACGCCCGCGCCACAATCAACCGCATCGCCGAAGAGGCCGATCTGACCCCGGGGCTGATCCACTATCACTTCAAAGGAAAGCGGGCGATTTTGCTGGGCACCCTGGAGCTCCTTGCCACACGCCAACTTCAGGCGCTGGAGCGGAGCATCGCCGCAGCCTCCGATCCGGTCGACGCCCTCGATCGCGCGCTGAAGCTCTTCCTTGCGCGCGGTGCCTCCGAAGACCGCGAGGCCGTCGCCGCCTGGCTCGCCATCGGCGCTGAGGCCCGCCGCGAACCCGAGATCGCCGAAGCCTTCCGCGACGCGCTCACCCGCATCACGCGCCCCCTCATTGAGGTCATTGAGGCAGGCGTCGCCCGGAACCTCTTCGCCCTCACCGAGCCCCTCACCCCCTCGGGCGCCGCTGCCGCCATCGTGGCCCAGGTACAGGGCTACTTCGCGCTCGCTGGCGCCGCCCCCGAGCTCGTTCCCGAGGGAAGCGCCCAGCACGCCGCGCGTCAGATGCTCATCGGCCTGCTCACCCCTCACCCCACCTGAATCACCTCGCCCTGCCGCGCAAAACGAAGCTCCTCGATCTCCAGCCCCAACAGATCGTCGGGGTAATGCACCACCAGCATCTTCTCGCGCACCTCGGCCGGCAGCTCCATCAGCTTGTAGAGCGGCGTATGCGCCGGCCCCAGGCTCGTCTCGTGCAAGATCACATCGCAGTCTTTGAGCCAGTCGATCAACCCCTCATCGAAGGCCGTGTCGCAGGAGTACCCCAGGGTCACATCCCCGTCGCTGATGCGCAGCGCCGTAGTAGGCAGATGGTGAATCGTGAGCCGCGTCTCCACATCAAAAGGCCCCACCGCGCTCGGCGCCTCGGCCACGAGCTCGCAGAGATCAAAGTAGGTCTCGGGCCCGTAGTTCACGTACGCGCTGCCGTCCCACATCACCCCCAACGAGACCGCGAGGCGACGCTCCCAGAGATCCTTTAGGACCGCCTCGCTCGCGTGCAGCGGCAGCACACCCCCGCGCACAAAACGCCGGTAGGCCGCGACCATCTCCAGCCCGTTGACGTGGTCGCCGTGGAGATGGGTGAGGATCATCGCGCTGATCCCGTCGACATCCAGATACTCCCCATCTGCACCTTTCGGCGGCGCAAAGCGGTTCTCGGCCAGCGCACGGCGGTAGAGATCGGGGCAATCGACCGCCAACACGAAGTCGTCGCGACGCAAGAGAAAGTTGGTGCCAAAATGCCGGGTAGAGAACGCGTCGCCCACCCCGTTGATACATAGCTCAAAAGCCATCTCATCCCTCTCGGATCATCATCAAACCACCACCTCTCGGGCAGCGCCCTCACGCGCGAAACAATCGACACAGGGGCCACACAAAACCACCATAAACCCTTGAAACCATTCAACTTCCCACCAACCCAAGACAGGCCCTGCGTAAAAAAAACCGGCCTTCCGGCCGGTTTTTTTCAATCATTCTATATCGCGTTGTTCTGCCTCATCTCGCCAGACCGACTCAGCGCAGACTGATCTCAAAACGATCGGCGGTCGTGAAGAAAAAGTCCGTCTCATCGAGCCCTTCGAGCTGAACGGGCTGGTGACGCACCCGACGCACGACCATCTCCAGGGTGCCGGCCTCTTGCCAGAGGGGCGAAAGCGAGGCCTGCGGCACGCTGAAGGCGCCGTCATCGCCGGTCCGGCACTGCACGCGCAGGCGATCGGGACCGTAGCCGGCGCTGATGTCGATGTACACATCGGTCTGGGAGGGGTTGGCGGCGACATCCCATACAAGCTCCACGGGGCGCTCCCCGTCGACGCTGGCACCGGCCTGATCGCGCAGCTCCTGGCCGTTAAGCCCCACGAGCACCATGGGATCGGGCGCCTGCAGGGTGACGTCAAACGCCCCGGCCAGCGGACCTCCGGGGGCGACGAAACGGTAGATGGCGCCGGGGAAGTAGTCGAGCAACTCGGCGTCGCTCTCCCAGCTGTACTCACTGCCGTAGACCACGCCGTAGAAGGCATTGAGAAGATCGGGAAGACGCCGGGGCGGAAGGCTCGCATCAGTCACCGGGGCCTCCACCGCGATCGCCCCCACATCGAGAAGATGCAGCGAGGCGGCCTCACCGCTGATCGGCACGCGGCTCACATCGATCTGCTCGCAGCTCCCCGAGCGCAATCCACGCACCGGTCGCCACATCTCCAGGGCGTCGAGCGCCGGGCCCACGGCCACGCCGCGCGCGTCCATAAAGTGGGCCTGCACTGCCACGCCCTCGCTCTCCCAGGCGCGCGGGTAGAGGAACTCGGCGGTCAACGCCCCGTAGCGCACCTCTTCGGTGAAGTGATCTTCGACCGGAGCGCCGATCTCAGCGCCCGGCTCCTCATCGGAGCAGCCCACCAACAGAAAGAGCGCCAGCGCACTGGCGGCGATGTGTCGACTCGTTGTCATGCGCAAAAAGTCCTTTTCGTACAACGTCTCGTAGCTTCGCCAACCCTAACATGAGCCCGGCCGAGGTCAAGACCGCCGGGCTCGATGGCATATCCGCTTCGGGAGGCTGGCGCCCACCGCAAAGGCTGCGCTAAAGTTCAGACGCCATGCGCCCCGGCGCGATTCAACCCCGCTTCCCCTTCCCCTCCCCAAAGAGCCTTATGAGCACCTCCTTTGAAGGCACCCAGAGCTACATCGCCAGCCCCGAGCTTCGTCAGGTCGTCGATATCGCCTCCGCCCTGCAAAAGCCCCTGTTGATCCGCGGTGAGCCCGGCACCGGTAAAACCCTTCTGGCCTACGCCGTGGCCGAAGCCCTGGGGCTGAACCTGGTGCGCTGGCACGTCAAATCGACCACCCGCGCTCAGGACGGCCTCTACCACTACGACACCGTGCAACGCCTCAACGATTCGAGATTCGGAGAGGGCGATGTCAGCGATATTGAACACTACATTCGCCCCGGCGCGCTGGGACAGGCCTTTGAGAGCGAGGAGCGCACCGTGGTGCTCATCGACGAAATCGATAAGGCCGATGTCGAATTCCCCAACGACCTTCTCCATGAGCTCGATCAGATGCGCTTTACGATCAGCGAGACCGGCCGCGAAGTTGTAGCGCGCCATCGCCCGCTGATCATCATCACCTCCAACGCCGAGAAAGAGCTGCCCGACGCCTTTCTGCGCCGCTGTATCTTCCATTACATCGACTTCCCCAACCCGGCGCTGATGCGCTCCATTGTTGAAGTTCATCACCCCGGGCTCGATCGCCAACTGCTGGAGGCCTGCCTCAAGAAGTTTTACTGGCTGCGCGACCAACCCCAGCTGCGAAAGCGCCCCTCCACAAGCGAGCTCGTCGACTGGATCGGCGCGATGCTGCGCGCCGGACTCAGCGCCGATGTCCTCGACGATGAGATCCCCTTTCTTGGCGTGCTTTTGAAAAAAGAAGCCGACCTGACGCGTTTCACCCGGGGCCGCTGAGCGCCCGCGCCTGCCTGCTCGCCCGCCATCAGCAACGACTTCCCACTCGCCACACGATCGCGATGTTCATCGACTTCTTCTTTCTGCTGCGCCGCGCCGGGGTGCCGGTCTCCACCACCGAGTTTCTGGCCCTCTGCCAGGGACTCAACGCCGGGCTGGCCCGCGAGAGCCTCCACGGCTTCTATGTGCTGGCGCGCGCCACGCTGATCAAGCGCGCCGAGCATTTTGACCTCTACGATCAGGTCTTTGCGGCCTATTTCAACGATCGCCCCTTCCAGACCGAGCGCACCAGCAGCGAACTTCATGACGATCTGCTGGCCTGGCTCGACCAGGCCGCCGACCTCCCGGTGCCCTCCGCCGAGGAGCTGGCCCGGCTGGAGCGTATGAACCTCGACGAGCTTCGCCAGGCCTTCGAAGATCGCCTGGCCGAGCAGGACGAGCGCCACGACGGCGGCAACCGCTGGATCGGCACCGGCGGCACAAGCCCTTTTGGGCATTCTGGCCATCACCCGGCAGGCATTCGCGTGGGCGGCGCAAGCCAGAACCGCTCGGCGGTGCAGGTCGCCACCGAGCGACGGTTTCGAAACCTGCGCACCGACCTGGTGCTCGACACCCGCCAGATCAGCCTGGCGCTGCGCAAACTCCGCGACCTGGCGCGCGAGGGTCGCGCCGACGAGCTCGACCTCGACGCCACCATTGAGGCCACCGGGAAAAACGCCGGCGACATCGAACTGGTCTTTCGCCCTCCGCGTCACAATCGCCTCAAGCTGCTGCTTTTAATGGACGTCGGCGGCTCGATGACGCCGCACACCCACCTCACGAGCCTGCTCTTCTCGGCGGCCAACCGCGCGCACCACTTTCAGGCTTTTAAGGCGTTCTACTTCCACAACTGTTTCTACGAGACGCTCTACACCGACATGGAGCGCCGCCAGGGCACACCCACCGCCGAAGTTCTGGCAGCGGTCGACGATTCCTGGCGTTGCGTGGTCGTGGGCGATGCGGCCATGGCCCCCACCGAGCTCACCGCTCCCGGCGGGGCGATCGATTATTACCACTTCAACGAAGAATCAGGCTGGACCTGGCTCAATCGCCTGGCCGAGCGGGTGCCCCGCACCGCCTGGATCAACCCCGACGATCCACGCTGGTGGGGAAGCTACACCACCCGCCAGATTGGCCGTCTCTTCGAGATGTTCCCGCTCACGCTGGAAGGGCTCGATCAGGCCATTTCGACCATTCGTTGATCCTCCAGCGATCAACGAAGGGCCAGGGACTGCGTCAATAGCGCAGCACAAGCCCGGCGCTCTGCTCCACGGCACTGGCCCAGCGCCGAAACGCCTCGTAGTCCTCGGGCATCACCCGCTGGCGCGGCAGCGCCACCTCGGCCTCCACCCGTAGCTCCCCACCCTCCAGCCAGCTTCGACGCCTGTAGCTGCCGTACGCACCCTCCAGGTTGAGATCGGTCGCGCGCAACGTGGCCTCATTGAGGTTGGCCCCATCGGGCAGGCGCAGGCGAAGATCGTAGGTCTGATAGCGCTCATACCCCACGCGCATCGGCAGCGCGCGTCGGTCGCGAGAGGCGTAAACACTGGCGAGCTCTTCGCGAAAGAGCGTGGTATCGATGCGCCAGGTGGCGTCGACCTGCCGCGCAAAATCCTCGCGGCTCAGCGTGATCTTCAACCGAAGGGGAGCAT is from Lujinxingia sediminis and encodes:
- a CDS encoding AAA family ATPase; the protein is MSTSFEGTQSYIASPELRQVVDIASALQKPLLIRGEPGTGKTLLAYAVAEALGLNLVRWHVKSTTRAQDGLYHYDTVQRLNDSRFGEGDVSDIEHYIRPGALGQAFESEERTVVLIDEIDKADVEFPNDLLHELDQMRFTISETGREVVARHRPLIIITSNAEKELPDAFLRRCIFHYIDFPNPALMRSIVEVHHPGLDRQLLEACLKKFYWLRDQPQLRKRPSTSELVDWIGAMLRAGLSADVLDDEIPFLGVLLKKEADLTRFTRGR
- the coaD gene encoding pantetheine-phosphate adenylyltransferase; this translates as MTRVALYAGTFDPPTLGHHSVITRAARLVDRLIVVIAINPLKTPLFSLETRQEMLRELVRATTAPPDASIHRASSTIEVTTTDALVIDLARQIDAETLWLVRGARTPCDFIEECRLADLNRQLCPGLETLILPSPPALSEVSSTRVRELLDQVNQGQAHPRPPTHPGCVIDLADTLTDAPSNATLSLHQLCHPSTLRLIERHQRQRHATFSPEPRPDHGP
- a CDS encoding MBL fold metallo-hydrolase, with product MAFELCINGVGDAFSTRHFGTNFLLRRDDFVLAVDCPDLYRRALAENRFAPPKGADGEYLDVDGISAMILTHLHGDHVNGLEMVAAYRRFVRGGVLPLHASEAVLKDLWERRLAVSLGVMWDGSAYVNYGPETYFDLCELVAEAPSAVGPFDVETRLTIHHLPTTALRISDGDVTLGYSCDTAFDEGLIDWLKDCDVILHETSLGPAHTPLYKLMELPAEVREKMLVVHYPDDLLGLEIEELRFARQGEVIQVG
- a CDS encoding vWA domain-containing protein; its protein translation is MFIDFFFLLRRAGVPVSTTEFLALCQGLNAGLARESLHGFYVLARATLIKRAEHFDLYDQVFAAYFNDRPFQTERTSSELHDDLLAWLDQAADLPVPSAEELARLERMNLDELRQAFEDRLAEQDERHDGGNRWIGTGGTSPFGHSGHHPAGIRVGGASQNRSAVQVATERRFRNLRTDLVLDTRQISLALRKLRDLAREGRADELDLDATIEATGKNAGDIELVFRPPRHNRLKLLLLMDVGGSMTPHTHLTSLLFSAANRAHHFQAFKAFYFHNCFYETLYTDMERRQGTPTAEVLAAVDDSWRCVVVGDAAMAPTELTAPGGAIDYYHFNEESGWTWLNRLAERVPRTAWINPDDPRWWGSYTTRQIGRLFEMFPLTLEGLDQAISTIR
- a CDS encoding TetR/AcrR family transcriptional regulator; amino-acid sequence: MAHKSTEERRAQITLAMLRVMARQGYARATINRIAEEADLTPGLIHYHFKGKRAILLGTLELLATRQLQALERSIAAASDPVDALDRALKLFLARGASEDREAVAAWLAIGAEARREPEIAEAFRDALTRITRPLIEVIEAGVARNLFALTEPLTPSGAAAAIVAQVQGYFALAGAAPELVPEGSAQHAARQMLIGLLTPHPT